From the genome of Bacteroidota bacterium:
TTAAGAAAATCTTCGTCGAGAACCATAGCTTCTTCATCGCCACGATTTCCGAGAACTAACTGTTGCTCAAATCTGTCTCTCTGGTCAATAGGATCGTTCAATTCCGAATAGGCATTACAAATTTCTTTTCGATTGCAAATAAGCTCAAATCGTTCAACCAGGCCTTCTTTGCTGCGGTGCTTTTTTGCAAGTGGCGACATTTCTATCGGATAATCAGTAATATAGGTAGGTTGAATTAAAAGTTTTTCGCATTTTTCGCCAAATATTTCGTCAATAATTTTTCCTTTTCCCATGCTTGAATCAAGCTCTACACCAAGTTTTTTTGCAGTTTCGACCAATTCTTTCTCATTCATTTCAGAAATGTCAATTCCGGTATATTCCTGTATAGCTTCAAAAATTGTAAATCTTTTCCAGGGACGTTTAAAATCAATAGAATTTTCGCCAACTTTAACAACTGTGGTTCCGTGCAGGTCTAATGCAATTTTTTCAACCATTTCCTCCACAAGATTCATCATCCAATTGTAATCTTTATAGGCAACATAAAGTTCCATTTGTGTAAATTCAGGATTATGATATCGGCTCATCCCTTCGTTACGGAAATCTTTGGCAAATTCGAAAACTCCATCGAAACCTCCAACAATTAGCCGTTTTAGATACAGCTCGTTGGCTATTCTCAAATATAAAGTTTGGTCTAATTTGTTGTGATAAGTTTTGAATGGTTTTGCAGCAGCACCTCCATAAATTGGTTGTAAAATTGGAGTTTCAACTTCAAGGTATCCTTTATCGCTCATAAACTTACGCATCGAATTTATAAGTTGTGAACGCTTAACAAAAGTGTCTTTTACCGACTGATTTACAATTAAATCGAGATAACGTTGACGATATCGTAAATCCGGGTCTTGGAAGGCATCATATATTTTCCCGTCCTTTTCTTTTACAATTGGAAGAGGACGAATAGATTTGCACAAAATAGTAAGTTTGTTTGTCCTTACTGAAATTTCGCCCACCTTTGTGATAAACGCATCTCCTTCAATTCCAACAATATCGCCAATATCTAAATATTTTTTGAAAACAACATTATATAAAGTTTTGTCTTCGTCGGGGCAGATTATATCTCGATTTAGGTAAACCTGAATTCTACCATGACTATCCTGAATTTCAATAAATGAAGCCTTACCCATAATTCGGCGGCTCATAATTCTTCCGGCTATACTTATATTTTGAAAATTATTTTTCTCCGAATTAAAATTTTTAATAATCTCTTCGCTGTTAGCATTTATCTTATATTCTTTTGCAGGATATGGATTTATACCCAATTTTACTATTTCTTCGTAAGAATTTCTTCTAATTACTTCCTGTTCGTTAAGTTCAGTCTTATTCATCATTTCCAAATTAAATTCGTACAAAGATAGGATATTAAGCTGAAAAATATTGAAGTTTTTGGTTTTGGATTTTGCAAAGAAA
Proteins encoded in this window:
- the lysS gene encoding lysine--tRNA ligase, with translation MNKTELNEQEVIRRNSYEEIVKLGINPYPAKEYKINANSEEIIKNFNSEKNNFQNISIAGRIMSRRIMGKASFIEIQDSHGRIQVYLNRDIICPDEDKTLYNVVFKKYLDIGDIVGIEGDAFITKVGEISVRTNKLTILCKSIRPLPIVKEKDGKIYDAFQDPDLRYRQRYLDLIVNQSVKDTFVKRSQLINSMRKFMSDKGYLEVETPILQPIYGGAAAKPFKTYHNKLDQTLYLRIANELYLKRLIVGGFDGVFEFAKDFRNEGMSRYHNPEFTQMELYVAYKDYNWMMNLVEEMVEKIALDLHGTTVVKVGENSIDFKRPWKRFTIFEAIQEYTGIDISEMNEKELVETAKKLGVELDSSMGKGKIIDEIFGEKCEKLLIQPTYITDYPIEMSPLAKKHRSKEGLVERFELICNRKEICNAYSELNDPIDQRDRFEQQLVLGNRGDEEAMVLDEDFLKAIETGMPPTSGLGIGIDRLAMIMTNSDSIQDVLFFPQMRSEKKAQKDDDSKFMQVGIAKELVPLINKLGILTIDELKTANPNKLHQEICGLNKKHKLGLVNPKIEEVKLWLKND